A window of the Acanthochromis polyacanthus isolate Apoly-LR-REF ecotype Palm Island chromosome 10, KAUST_Apoly_ChrSc, whole genome shotgun sequence genome harbors these coding sequences:
- the slc43a3b gene encoding solute carrier family 43 member 3b yields MPGLETSLVARRCLTFATGLVECLCFAGAVFGWASLVFVLKQEGYFSSLCINATGINSTQVLDCSRQDEQFSLVFTIASFMNNFLTLPNGFLFDRFGTTVARLVGILLYTTGTLMVAFSTSVLPNLLFPALSLLSVGGILFLMTNMQVGNLFGSHRSTIITLYNGAFDSSSALFLVIKLLFESGVSLRASFLFLSACSGIHLLRTFFLLPRNFIPYPLPDHYTYGITCSKSETLSSEVAANGNAQTAIEEAALNEDIPVKQEKSFRECLLSRFFAWHLLWLSVMQLRHYLFIGTLNPMLQRLTTGESSLVSQYTNAFAITQLCGVLCAPWNGLIMDRHKGKPRRAGESEQEADLRASVLSLFLTALQCLLFSVCASTPYLPLQYLTFILQVLNRSFLYGGNAAFISVAFPSCHFGKLYGFVMALSAVFSLLQYPCFALVKGALNGDPLYVNIGLTVLTLLAFIHPLSVYLHCRRVSSQQAKSKAISASS; encoded by the exons ATGCCGGGGCTCGAGACCAGCCTGGTGGCGCGACGCTGCCTCACCTTCGCTACAGGTCTGGTGGagtgtctgtgttttgctgGAGCTGTTTTCGGATGGGCTTCCCTCGTCTTTGTGCTCAAGCAGGAGGGATACTTCAGCTCTCTGTGCATCAACGCCACAGGAATCAATTCAACGCAGGTTCTAG ATTGCAGCAGACAAGATGAGCAGTTCTCACTCGTCTTCACCATTGCATCCTTTATGAATAATTTCCTGACGCTGCCCAACGGTTTCCTCTTTGACCGGTTTGGAACGACAGTGGCTCGACTTGTTGGAAT ATTGCTTTACACCACAGGTACCTTGATGGTGGCCTTCTCAACTTCAG TTCTGCCAAACCTGCTCTTCCCGGCGCTCTCCCTCCTTTCTGTGGGCGGCATCTTATTTCTGATGACCAACATGCAG GTGGGAAACCTGTTCGGCTCACATCGCTCCACCATCATCACTCTGTATAACGGGGCCTTTGACTCTTCCTCAGCACTCTTCCTGGTAATCAAG TTGTTATTTGAGTCTGGCGTCTCTCTTCGtgcctccttcctcttcctgtcTGCCTGCAGCGGCATTCACCTGCTCAGGACGTTCTTCCTGCTGCCCAGAAACTTCATCCCCTACCCGCTGCCTGATCACTACACGTACGG GATAACCTGCAGCAAATCAGAGACTCTGAGCTCAGAGGTGGCAGCAAATGGAAACGCACAGACAGCGATCGAGGAAGCGGCGCTCAACGAGGACATCCCTGTGAAACAAG AGAAGAGTTTCCGTGAGTGTTTGCTGTCCAGGTTCTTTGCATGGCACCTCCTTTGGTTGTCTGTGATGCAGCTCAGACACTATCTGTTCATCGGCACCCTCAACCCCATGCTGCAGAGGCTGACGACCGGAGAGTCTTCACTGG TGAGCCAGTACACCAATGCCTTTGCTATCACCCAGCTGTGTGGTGTGCTGTGTGCTCCCTGGAACGGCCTCATTATGGACCGGCACAAAGGCAAACCTCGCCGTGCAG GAGAGAGCGAACAGGAGGCAGACCTGCGGGCTTCGGTGCTTTCTCTCTTCCTGACAGCGCTGCAGTGTTTGCTGTTCTCTGTTTGTGCCTCCACACCTTACCTGCCGCTCCAGTACCTCACCTTCATCCTGCAGGTGCTGAACCGCTCCTTCCTCTACGGGGGCAACGCAGCCTTCATCAGTGTGGC TTTTCCTTCATGCCACTTTGGGAAGCTGTACGGTTTCGTCATGGCTCTGTCTGCCGTGTTTTCATTGCTGCAGTATCCCTGCTTCGCTCTGGTGAAAGGAGCTCTGAATGGAGATCCTTTATAT GTGAACATCGGTCTGACGGTACTCACCCTGTTGGCCTTCATCCATCCCCTCTCCGTTTACCTGCACTGTCGAAGAGTTTCCTCCCAGCAAGCCAAGAGCAAAGCCATCAGTGCCTCGTCTTAA
- the smtnl1 gene encoding smoothelin-like 1 — translation MELVEKGEEDTEQSGEAQANTGDTNKSQTVSKPAEGDTEEVGQDNDQASTGVDVKDSEKTSGDQDGKEKVEEDKKGGQVEEAQSAETGRDEEKVKDKNKDKERRSKCGKNAKEEEKDVNEKEAKGDEKKKQVKEVDAETKDKGKPKEAEKQGKPKRKTGAPASALSRPRPSARSIRAAAKNDIIAKFQQGAPETPIPRNFKIQKSSAAMATGASIKQKMLQWCRNKTRNYEGVNIENFSSSWCDGMAFCALIHRFFPEAFDYSSLSSDEREKNFTLAFETAESLADCCPLLEVDDMIMMGNNPDPMCVFTYVQSLCHSLSKIEKERKDKEKEQKEKAGNEGEDEASKEKDEEEPAEKETTDRQEEKPGDCAETEGAGQEEEAPKCCETEESEQALVETES, via the exons ATGGAGTTGGTGGAGAAGGGAGAGGAAGATACAGAACAGTCAGGAGAAGCACAGGCCAACACTGGAGATACAAACAAGTCCCAGACTGTGTCCAAGCCCGCTGAAGGAGACACTGAAGAGGTGGGACAAGACAATGACCAAGCATCCACTGGTGTTGATGTGAAGGATTCTGAAAAAACAAGTGGAGACCAAGATGGGAAGGAAAAGGTGGAGGAAGACAAGAAAGGAGGGCAGGTGGAAGAGGCCCAGAGTGCTGAGACTgggagagatgaagagaaggtGAAGGACAAGAATAAAGACAAAGAGAGAAGGAgtaaatgtgggaaaaatgcaaaagaagaagaaaaggatgtgaatgaaaaagaggcaaaaggggatgagaagaagaaacaagtcAAGGAAGTGGATgcagagacaaaagacaaaggAAAGCCGAAGGAGGCAGAAAAACAGGGGAAGCCCAAACGAAAGACTGGTGCTCCTGCTTCTGCTCTTTCCCGACCGAGACCCTCTGCTCGCTCCATCAGAGCAGCCGCTAAAAACGACATTATAGCCAAGTTCCAACAAGGTGCACCAGA gACACCGATACCTCGCAACTTTAAAATTCAGAAATCGTCTGCTGCCATGGCAACGGGAGCTTCAATCAAACAGAAGATGCTTCAGTGGTGTCGCAACAAAACCCGCAACTACGAG GGCGTCAACATAGAGAACTTCTCCTCTTCCTGGTGTGATGGGATGGCATTCTGCGCTCTGATCCATCGTTTCTTTCCAGAAGCTTTCGACTACAGCTCACTGAGTTCAGATGAGAGGGAGAAAAATTTCACTCTGGCCTTCGAGACTGCAGA GTCTCTGGCTGactgctgccccctgctggaaGTGGACGACATGATCATGATGGGTAACAACCCAGACcccatgtgtgtgttcacataTGTCCAGTCCCTCTGCCACAGCCTCTCCAAGatagagaaagagaggaaggacAAAGAGAAGGAACAGAAGGAGAAGGCTGGTAATGAGGGAGAAGACGAGGCGTCAAAGGAGAAGGACGAGGAAGAGCCTGCTGAGAAGGAGACGACCGACAGACAAGAAGAGAAACCGGGAGATTGTGCAGAGACAGAGGGAGCTGGTCAGGAGGAAGAGGCACCAAAGTGTTGTGAGACAGAAGAAAGTGAGCAAGCATTGGTTGAAACAGAGTCCTAG